In one Nicotiana tomentosiformis chromosome 6, ASM39032v3, whole genome shotgun sequence genomic region, the following are encoded:
- the LOC138894682 gene encoding uncharacterized protein — translation MAENQQLCTEFRNLERKVGQMANNQNIRPDGALPSDTEKNPQVNAVMSRNGRVLVEVPKKKKEQSGLEEERVPKPVEVDERNKTESEQISERVLPPFPQRLRKKNDDHMFHKFLDMLKQIHLNIPLLDMVREVPKYEKYIKDIVENKRRLTEFETGALTEECTSRIQHKLPEKIKDPGSFTIPMRIREIDVGRALCDLGSNFIILDYEADELVPIILGRSLLATGDAIIKVREGKMTLGVDNEEAVFNVYRAIQLPRHYEDLAMISVVKINELAVEPITFKEDALEKALILFNHLELEEEVEEMLQILDASCEYIRERSQFEPLDRPIDLPPRPSEEKLLRVLREHKHAIGWTMSDIKGIRPAFYMHKIRME, via the exons ATGGCTGAGAATCAACAATTGTGCACAGAGTTCAGAAATTTAGAGAGGAAGGTTGGGCAAATGGCTAACAATCAGAATATTAGACCTGATGGAGCTCTCCCAAGTGATACAGAGAAAAATCCTCAAGTCAATGCAGTGATGTCGAGAAATGGGAGAGTGTTAGTAGAAGTGCCTAAGAAGAAAAAGGAGCAGTCTGGgctcgaagaagaaagagtgcCAAAACCTGTAGAGGTAGATGAGAGAAACAAAACAGAGTCTGAGCAAATATCAGAGAGGGTGCTACCTCCTTTTCCTCAAAGACTGAGAAAGAAGAATGATGACCACATGTTTCACAAATTTTTAGATATGCTGAAGCAGATACACTTGAACATCCCTTTGTTGGACATGGTCCGTGAGgtcccaaaatatgaaaaatatattaaggATATAGTGGAAAATAAGAGAAGGTTAACTGAATTTGAGACCGgcgcacttactgaggagtgcacttccagGATTCAACATAAGCTTCCAGAAAAGATTAAGGATCCGGGTAGTTTTACTATCCCCATGAGGATTCGTGAAATTGATGTGGGTagagccttgtgtgatttgggttcaA ATTTTATCATCCTGGACTACGAGGCTGATGAGTTAGTTCCTATCATCTTGGGACGATCTCTTTTGGCCACTGGAGATGCCATTATTAAAGTCCGAGAAGGTAAGATGACCCTTGGGGTGGACAATGAAGAAGCGGTCTTCAATGTATATCGAGCCATTCAGTTGCCTCGTCATTACGAGGACCTGGCCATGATTTCTGTGGTGAAGATAAATGAACTAGCCGTTGAGCCAATTACATTTAAAGAAGATGCACTAGAAAAGGCATTGATATTGTTCAATCACTTGGAACTGGAAGAAGAGGTTGAGGAGATGTTGCAAATTTTGGATGCATCTTGTGAATACATAAGAGAAAGATCTCAGTTTGAGCCTCTGGATAGGCCAATCGACCTGCCCCCTAGACCCTCA gaagaaaagctcttAAGGGTGCTGAGGGAGCACAAGCATGCCATTggttggacaatgtctgacataaaGGGTATTAGGCCTGCATTCTATATGCACAAAATACGCATGGAGTAG